The nucleotide sequence TACCCACCGGCGCTGGCGTTCACCTGCGCGGCAAACCGATCGTGAAAAGCCGCCACTTGGCTGGCCACCTTCTGATAGTCCTCGGCATGCTCGGAGAACAGGTGCGCGATGCCGGCCGACACTTCGTCGGCGGCCGCGGGCAGCAACTCGACCGTCGAGGCAGCCGCAGCCGCATGCGCCTCGCCCAGCAACACGCCAATCTTCGCGTAATCGTTGGCCGCGGCCGCCACCAGTTCCTGGGCCACCATTACATCTGACATATCGGCCCTCCCACCCAATCGTGGTTTGATCCATCGCCCAGGGGCCAATATCACACCAAGCCGGCAGCCCAGCAGGCCCTTGTAGCAAACTTTTCTGCCCGATGACAGGCCGGCACCTCGGACTGGGTGTGGCCCTCGACGATCACGGCAGTGAAAACCAGGCGAGCCTTCGACACCCACCGGCAGTCACGCAATGACCCGATTCGGAAGTCTTGAGACACGCCATTCGCACGATGCCTCACGTGACCGCCATCACCCCTGATATTGAAATCCGTAGGGCCTGATGCAGCGAGCGGGCGACGTGCGTGATTCGATCAGGGCGCTGTGCCAGCGGCGCGCAGGCATTCGGCTCCCACAGTGCGTTCCCCACCCGCCCCGTCCGATCAGCCCATTAGTACCCGCAACGTAGGGCCTTCGGACCCTCGTTAGGCCTGACCACGGATGCGTAGCATCGGCTCATCCGCGAGGCACACCGCGCCTCTTCCCGGCTTGAGGACCCGATCATGACAACGACACCAACCGAGTCCGCCTCCCCCGTCGAAGCACCCGCGATCGACAACCTACGCACCGCCGAAATCGACGCCATTGTTGATACCGCCGCTGAGGCGGCCCGCGCCTTCCGCAAGCTTGACCAGCAGCAGGTCGACGCGATCGTCGAGGCGATGGTGCGGGCCGGGGTGCGCGCGGCCGGCGAACTGGCCGGTGTGGCGATCGAGGAGACGGGCTTCGGCGTCTTCGAGGACAAGGTCGTCAAGAACTACGTGGCCACCGAATTCCTGCACGACTATCTGCGCGACAAGAAATCGGTGGGCGTCATCGACGAGGACGTCGAGCACAACATCGTCTACGTGGCCGAACCGATCGGGGTGGTGCTGGGCATTACCCCGGTGACCAACCCGACCTCGACGGTGTTGTTCAAGGCGATCGTGGCCGCAAAGACCCGCAACGCCATTCTTTTCCGACCGTCACCGTATGCGGTGCGCTGCTGCGAACGAAGCATCGAGATCCTGCGCACCGCGGCCGAAGCGGCCGGGATGCCTCCCGGGGCGCTGCAGGTCATCCCCGATGCCGCTCACGAGGTGACGCACTACTTGTTCACACACCCGAAGGTCGACTTCATCTGGGTGACCGGCGGGCCAAAGATCGTCGCGTTGGCGAACTCGGCGGGAAAGCCGGGGCTCAGTGTCGGTCCTGGGAATGCGCCGATCTACATTCACAAGACCGCCGACCTCAAGGGCGCGGTGGTCGACATACTCATCTCGAAAACGTTTGACTCCTCGGTCATCTGCCCGGCCGAGCAGACCTGCATCATCGACGACGAGATCTACGACGAGATGATCGCCGAGTTCGAGCGGATGGGGGCCCAGTTGCTCACCGCCGACCAGGCGAAGGCGGTGGCCGACTTCGCGTTTGGTTGTGGCGACAAGGTCTCCCTCGATGCGGTCGGGCAGAAGGCGCCAGAACTGGCCGCCCGGGCCGGATTCAGCGTGCCTCCCACGGTGAAAGTACTGCTGGCGCAGTTGCCGTCGGACTTGGACGAACTCGCCGCCCACCCACTGGTGCAGGAGAAGCTGATGCCGGTGCTCGGGGTGGTGCGCGCGCACAGTGTGCAGCACGGCATCGACGCCGCCGTCTTGGTCACCGAGCACGGCGGGTTGGGCCATACCTCGGCGATCTACGCCAACGACGACGACGTCATCGAGGCATACGGGTTGGCGGTTCGCACCGGCCGCATCCTGGTCAACGCGCCAACCGCGGTCGGAGCGCTCGGCGGGGTCTACAACAATCTGACACCCACGTTCTCGCTGGGCTGTGGCACCTGGGGCGGATCGAGCACCACCGAGAACGTCAACTATCGCCAGTTGCTCAACATCAAGACGGTGTCGCGGCGGCGCACGCCGCCGCAATGGTTCCGCGTGCCGTCCAACACCTACTTCAACGAAGGCGCATTGGACAATCTGCGCGAGCTCGACTGCGAGACCGTCGTGGTGGTCACCGACGCACTGACCGAGGAGCGCGGCGTGGTCGAGGCGCTGCGTGGCAAGTTGCGCGCCCAGCACGTGCAGGTGTTCAGCGAAGTGACACCCGAGCCCGACGAGACGACCATCCGCCGCGGTGTCGCGCTCATGCAGCGGGTGCAGCCCGATCTGCTGATCGCCATCGGCGGCGGTTCGGTGCTCGACGCCGGCAAGGCGATGCGGCTGTTCTACGAGCACCCGGAGAAAAGCCTCGACGCTTTGACGATGCCCTTCCTCGACCCGCGCAAGCGGGTGGCCGACTATCCGACCGACCGTCATCGCATCCAACTGGTTGCTGTCCCAACGACATCGGGCACCGGGTCGGAAGTTTCGCCGGCGGCGGTGTTGACCGTTGGCGGAAAGAAGGAAACGCTCGTCGACTACAGCTTGGTCCCCGACCTGGCGATCGTGGACCCGGTGCTGACCTCGTCAATGCCGCAGAAGCTGACCGCGGACACCGGCATCGACGCGCTGACCCACGCGCTGGAGGCGATCGTGTCGATCTTCGCCTCGCCCTACACGGATGCGTTGTGCGCCCAGGCGGTACGGCTGATCTTCGACGCTCTGCCCAGGGCGTACGACGATCCCGACGATCTGTCCGCGCGAACGAGCATGTCCAATGCGGCGACGCTTGCCGGCCTGGCCTTCTCGAATGCCTTCGTCGGGACCAATCATGCCCTCGCCCACGCCGTTGGTGCGAAATTCTCGGTCCCGCATG is from Mycobacterium marinum and encodes:
- the adhE gene encoding bifunctional acetaldehyde-CoA/alcohol dehydrogenase; the protein is MTTTPTESASPVEAPAIDNLRTAEIDAIVDTAAEAARAFRKLDQQQVDAIVEAMVRAGVRAAGELAGVAIEETGFGVFEDKVVKNYVATEFLHDYLRDKKSVGVIDEDVEHNIVYVAEPIGVVLGITPVTNPTSTVLFKAIVAAKTRNAILFRPSPYAVRCCERSIEILRTAAEAAGMPPGALQVIPDAAHEVTHYLFTHPKVDFIWVTGGPKIVALANSAGKPGLSVGPGNAPIYIHKTADLKGAVVDILISKTFDSSVICPAEQTCIIDDEIYDEMIAEFERMGAQLLTADQAKAVADFAFGCGDKVSLDAVGQKAPELAARAGFSVPPTVKVLLAQLPSDLDELAAHPLVQEKLMPVLGVVRAHSVQHGIDAAVLVTEHGGLGHTSAIYANDDDVIEAYGLAVRTGRILVNAPTAVGALGGVYNNLTPTFSLGCGTWGGSSTTENVNYRQLLNIKTVSRRRTPPQWFRVPSNTYFNEGALDNLRELDCETVVVVTDALTEERGVVEALRGKLRAQHVQVFSEVTPEPDETTIRRGVALMQRVQPDLLIAIGGGSVLDAGKAMRLFYEHPEKSLDALTMPFLDPRKRVADYPTDRHRIQLVAVPTTSGTGSEVSPAAVLTVGGKKETLVDYSLVPDLAIVDPVLTSSMPQKLTADTGIDALTHALEAIVSIFASPYTDALCAQAVRLIFDALPRAYDDPDDLSARTSMSNAATLAGLAFSNAFVGTNHALAHAVGAKFSVPHGRANGIFLPHVLRYNASLPTKFMPAPGYSAYIAPDKYAQLGQLVFGGHLPDDSRQRLFAGVDDLLDRLDMPRSLREFGVDEQEFLAALPTLAMTAFEDLSNRTNPRMPLVSEITDLLRLGYYGDTGVGEPAPAPIKPGDVDGRSV